The following proteins come from a genomic window of Burkholderia sp. PAMC 26561:
- a CDS encoding plasmid mobilization protein: MSHAAKSTKRGRRAMAAETQLAKRVGFRLTDAEHRAYLAKVGASGMSASEFFRDCVLTNRTRIVARQPLSIDKKRALLVVNKSGNNLNQIAHVLNAARLDSSATESTYLAALDALESIELLLKAHLQNVA, translated from the coding sequence ATGAGCCACGCCGCTAAATCCACTAAGCGTGGACGCCGTGCGATGGCAGCTGAGACACAGTTGGCCAAGCGGGTCGGATTTCGGCTGACTGATGCGGAACACCGTGCGTATCTGGCAAAAGTTGGAGCATCCGGCATGAGCGCGTCTGAATTTTTTCGTGATTGTGTACTGACCAACCGCACGCGGATCGTTGCGCGTCAACCGTTGAGCATCGACAAAAAGCGTGCGCTGCTGGTCGTCAATAAATCCGGCAACAACCTGAATCAGATCGCCCATGTGTTAAACGCAGCGCGTTTGGATAGTAGCGCGACGGAAAGTACCTATCTCGCGGCCCTCGATGCGTTGGAAAGCATTGAACTGCTTTTAAAGGCGCACCTGCAAAATGTTGCTTAG
- a CDS encoding StbB, whose protein sequence is MVVDVGASNVESFVALMSEYDGSHDDFDLFVVPVVSAEKQQRDTVATLLNLANMGIAREKIVVVFNQVDRVLGFQESQFSSIFSFYNLKRSFRLDRDAVLYQSDVYKYAAEAGRSMDAVLTDPTDYKSAIAETPASSEKNRLVALLGLRRLALRVNAELDAVFEAIVRPAMTIAVGARDE, encoded by the coding sequence GTGGTGGTTGACGTAGGCGCATCCAATGTCGAGTCCTTCGTCGCGCTGATGAGCGAATACGACGGTTCGCATGACGATTTTGATTTGTTCGTCGTGCCCGTTGTCAGCGCGGAAAAACAGCAACGCGACACCGTTGCCACCCTCTTAAATCTCGCGAACATGGGTATTGCCCGCGAGAAAATTGTTGTGGTCTTCAATCAGGTCGATCGAGTGCTCGGATTTCAAGAAAGCCAATTCAGCTCAATCTTCAGCTTCTATAACCTGAAAAGGTCGTTTCGCCTGGATCGTGACGCAGTGCTCTACCAAAGCGACGTCTATAAGTATGCCGCCGAAGCTGGCCGCAGCATGGATGCCGTGTTGACAGACCCAACCGACTACAAATCAGCAATTGCAGAAACCCCAGCCAGTTCCGAGAAAAACCGGCTTGTCGCTCTTTTAGGTCTGCGTCGCTTGGCCTTACGCGTCAACGCCGAGCTCGACGCTGTATTTGAAGCAATCGTTCGTCCGGCCATGACGATTGCTGTTGGTGCGCGCGATGAGTGA
- the ssb gene encoding single-stranded DNA-binding protein: MVNRVTLTGHLGADPDVKDLSAGVVANCRLATTDYFKDRASGTMKEATEWHRLVFFGRYAEIARDFLAKGSRIYIDGRLRTRKWSSNGQDRYTTEIVVESLEMIGAPRGHAHPEGETDAGAPMPSDGDEWVRAYDEAELSQGIAQ, encoded by the coding sequence ATGGTAAATCGAGTAACGCTGACTGGCCACCTAGGCGCCGACCCGGACGTGAAGGACCTGAGTGCAGGGGTCGTCGCCAATTGTCGACTCGCGACGACCGACTACTTTAAGGACCGAGCGAGCGGCACCATGAAAGAGGCCACGGAATGGCACCGCCTTGTGTTCTTCGGACGTTATGCCGAAATTGCACGGGACTTTTTAGCGAAGGGCTCTCGCATCTATATCGACGGTCGGCTGCGCACGCGCAAATGGTCCAGCAATGGCCAGGACCGGTACACCACTGAAATCGTTGTCGAATCGCTCGAAATGATTGGCGCACCACGTGGTCACGCTCACCCGGAAGGAGAAACCGACGCGGGCGCACCGATGCCAAGCGATGGAGACGAGTGGGTTCGTGCGTATGACGAAGCGGAGTTATCTCAGGGTATCGCTCAGTGA
- a CDS encoding LPD7 domain-containing protein codes for MTKADAEQTLRGQIQLEREGLKAKYGQRHGATFGEFLQARAQAGDTRALVELRRMRPRSRKHLNLKRIGSQPLAKSTRAGSQASTGEDAEDPSGSGYDNQIIYRAPYLSYEVHRDGAVTYRHDGRSVVRDHGLAVRVLQTDRAAVEAALRLAHAKFGPALKLQGPVEMQREAAKVAAEAGLYVEFSDNSLNDIMQARRVELIGDRAAAVETRTQDRSRVRDIPVASQPVAPDRAPGPIQDPDPVPDGDLRPPSPFAPSL; via the coding sequence ATGACCAAGGCAGACGCAGAACAGACATTGCGCGGTCAGATCCAACTCGAGCGCGAAGGGTTGAAAGCGAAGTATGGTCAGCGTCATGGCGCGACCTTTGGTGAGTTCCTGCAGGCGCGCGCGCAAGCCGGCGACACCCGCGCATTGGTCGAGCTGCGCCGGATGCGTCCACGATCTCGGAAGCACCTCAACCTGAAGAGAATTGGATCACAGCCGCTGGCGAAGAGCACGCGCGCAGGAAGTCAAGCGTCCACAGGAGAGGACGCAGAAGATCCGAGCGGATCAGGCTACGACAACCAAATCATTTACCGGGCGCCGTACTTGAGCTACGAAGTGCATCGGGACGGCGCCGTGACCTATCGGCACGACGGGCGCAGCGTGGTTCGGGATCACGGCCTCGCGGTACGCGTGCTGCAAACGGATCGTGCTGCAGTTGAAGCGGCTTTGCGCCTCGCGCACGCCAAGTTCGGACCGGCACTCAAGCTGCAAGGGCCGGTCGAAATGCAACGGGAAGCCGCGAAAGTCGCGGCAGAAGCGGGCTTGTATGTCGAGTTCTCCGACAATTCTCTTAACGACATCATGCAAGCACGGCGTGTCGAGCTGATCGGCGATCGCGCGGCGGCTGTTGAGACGCGAACGCAAGATCGGTCACGCGTGCGCGATATCCCGGTAGCATCGCAGCCGGTAGCGCCTGATCGTGCCCCAGGTCCCATTCAAGACCCGGATCCGGTGCCGGATGGCGACTTACGTCCGCCCAGTCCCTTTGCGCCATCGTTATAA
- a CDS encoding PH domain-containing protein, with product MKRTDHDLRSNVRAIAIPLSIDQPTVVEFLGSPNWAVNLPFYLKCALASIAGLAVVWKSAAWPTLIPFFLLISGTVGIAIAIGLRAATTAQTQIVIDSVRMTMRYGILSRRVASVEMYRVQNVECVSSWWERLMGFGTLVVESSDVNHPRWTLRGMPDVEVLREWMNLAAIARRDAKGIREVNMGRV from the coding sequence ATGAAAAGAACCGACCATGATCTTCGCTCAAACGTTCGCGCTATCGCAATTCCGCTGTCGATCGATCAGCCAACAGTGGTCGAGTTTCTCGGATCGCCGAACTGGGCCGTGAACCTGCCGTTTTATTTGAAGTGCGCATTGGCCTCGATCGCGGGTTTGGCCGTTGTGTGGAAGTCCGCCGCGTGGCCCACGCTAATTCCGTTCTTTTTGTTGATATCGGGGACGGTCGGGATTGCTATCGCTATCGGCCTGCGTGCTGCCACGACGGCGCAAACACAAATTGTGATCGATAGCGTTCGCATGACCATGCGCTACGGCATTTTGAGCCGACGCGTAGCGAGCGTTGAAATGTATCGCGTCCAGAACGTCGAGTGCGTGAGCAGCTGGTGGGAACGGCTAATGGGCTTCGGGACGCTGGTTGTCGAGAGCAGCGACGTCAATCATCCCCGATGGACATTGCGTGGCATGCCGGATGTTGAGGTTTTGCGCGAGTGGATGAATCTTGCAGCGATCGCGCGACGGGACGCCAAAGGCATTCGCGAAGTCAACATGGGACGCGTCTGA